A single region of the Phyllostomus discolor isolate MPI-MPIP mPhyDis1 chromosome 14, mPhyDis1.pri.v3, whole genome shotgun sequence genome encodes:
- the PBX1 gene encoding pre-B-cell leukemia transcription factor 1, producing MDEQPRLMHAHAGVGMAGHPGLSQHLQDGAAGAEGEGGRKQDIGDILQQIMTITDQSLDEAQARKHALNCHRMKPALFNVLCEIKEKTEWKYSRIDRGLRRASGPGPPQEGARFLGASLSGRLPRPPPSAPSARPTGAEGLEALKGSL from the exons ATGGACGAGCAGCCCAGGCTGATGCACGCCCACGCGGGGGTCGGCATGGCCGGGCACCCCGGCCTGTCCCAGCACTTGCAGGACGGCGCCGCGGGCGCCGAGGGGGAGGGCGGCAGGAAGCAGGACATCGGGGACATCCTCCAGCAGATCATGACCATCACGGACCAGAGTTTGGACGAGGCGCAGGCCAG AAAACACGCTTTGAACTGCCACAGAATGAAGCCGGCCTTGTTCAATGTGCTGTGTGAGATCAAAGAGAAAACAG AGTGGAAGTACTCTCGGATTGATCGTGGGCTCCGTAGGGCGtccggccccggccccccgcAGGAGGGGGCCAGGTTTCTGGGAGCGTCCTTGTCAGGCCGGCTGCCTCGTCCCCCCCCCTCGGCTCCCAGCGCCCGGCCCACGGGGGCGGAGGGCCTGGAGGCTCTGAAGGGAAGTTTGTAG